The Deltaproteobacteria bacterium genome window below encodes:
- a CDS encoding glycosyltransferase, which yields MTAEIIIPSRDGATLLRRNLPSVRRAAEAIGAGIAVVLDGPDPGAAPLLEGIRTLQLPAPAGYAAAVNAGVETSRAGVVILLNNDMEPETLDGLTAGWRPEEFARTAASLNARQGGLDESPSVWTGEDGLFRVSHPVLGGGEPPPAGAPVAHAHGGASACSREKWMALGGYSELFSPAYGEDVELSFRAWKRGWTVTYCPAARIRHHSAETTGRFYDEKARDRLVECHRLLFHLCALTDIELIRSRDAAFQRIMESTYFDYDRWRLKVPLVGALSRMDAANAHRNRHYRREGLLTDREAFARSGLFL from the coding sequence ATGACGGCCGAAATCATCATTCCCTCCCGTGACGGGGCCACCCTTCTCAGGCGGAACCTCCCGTCAGTGCGCCGGGCGGCAGAGGCCATCGGCGCCGGAATCGCCGTCGTCCTGGACGGTCCCGATCCCGGCGCCGCCCCGCTGCTGGAAGGAATCCGCACCCTCCAGCTTCCCGCACCGGCGGGATATGCCGCGGCGGTGAATGCCGGCGTGGAAACGAGCCGCGCCGGCGTCGTGATCCTTCTCAACAACGACATGGAGCCGGAGACGCTCGACGGGCTCACCGCTGGCTGGCGGCCGGAGGAGTTCGCCCGCACGGCTGCAAGTCTCAATGCGCGGCAGGGCGGGCTCGATGAAAGCCCCTCGGTCTGGACCGGCGAGGACGGCCTGTTCCGGGTCAGCCATCCGGTGCTGGGTGGCGGCGAGCCACCGCCGGCCGGTGCACCGGTCGCCCACGCCCACGGCGGGGCAAGTGCCTGTTCGCGTGAAAAATGGATGGCTCTCGGCGGGTACTCGGAACTGTTCAGTCCCGCCTATGGCGAGGATGTCGAGCTTTCATTCCGGGCCTGGAAACGCGGATGGACGGTCACGTACTGTCCAGCGGCCCGGATCCGGCACCACTCCGCAGAAACTACCGGAAGGTTTTATGACGAGAAGGCCCGGGACCGGCTCGTTGAGTGTCACCGGCTGCTGTTCCATCTCTGCGCGCTGACCGACATCGAGCTGATCCGCAGCCGCGATGCCGCCTTCCAGCGGATCATGGAATCGACCTACTTCGACTATGACCGGTGGCGGCTCAAGGTGCCGCTGGTGGGCGCGCTTTCGCGGATGGATGCGGCGAACGCTCATCGCAACCGGCACTACCGCCGGGAAGGACTGCTCACCGACCGGGAAGCATTCGCCCGGTCAGGGCTGTTCCTGTGA
- a CDS encoding TlyA family RNA methyltransferase has product MPSPNGKLSGKSGGRPGKARIDRLLMDRELASSLTDARALLMAGEVLVNDVPVTKPGATVPADATVRLRSARSRYVSRGGLKLEGALSDLNVMPNGLVCADIGASTGGFTDCLLQHGAARVHAVDVGQALIAEKLRQDPRVILHEKLNARFLKPEDLGEPVELAVADCSFVSLTLLLPAIRTVLAPGGTLLALVKPQFEAARGEVEKGGIVRDPAIQFAAVEKIGAAAEVLGFRGAGSAPSRLAGADGNQEYFLKLVAE; this is encoded by the coding sequence ATGCCCTCCCCGAACGGCAAACTCAGCGGCAAATCCGGCGGCAGGCCCGGCAAGGCCAGGATTGACCGGCTTCTCATGGACCGGGAACTGGCGTCATCGCTCACGGATGCCCGGGCGCTTCTCATGGCCGGCGAGGTGCTTGTGAACGACGTTCCCGTCACCAAGCCAGGGGCCACCGTCCCGGCGGACGCGACCGTGCGCCTCCGGTCGGCCCGCTCCCGGTATGTGAGCCGCGGGGGGCTCAAGCTCGAAGGCGCGCTATCGGACCTGAACGTAATGCCCAACGGGCTCGTGTGCGCCGACATCGGCGCCTCCACCGGAGGCTTTACCGACTGCCTGCTCCAGCATGGCGCGGCGAGGGTTCATGCGGTGGATGTCGGGCAGGCACTTATCGCCGAAAAGCTCCGGCAGGATCCACGCGTCATCCTGCACGAAAAGCTGAACGCCCGGTTCCTGAAACCCGAAGACCTCGGCGAGCCGGTAGAGCTCGCCGTCGCCGACTGCTCGTTTGTTTCGCTCACGCTGCTCCTGCCGGCGATCCGGACGGTACTCGCGCCGGGCGGGACACTGCTGGCACTGGTGAAGCCGCAGTTCGAGGCGGCCCGCGGGGAGGTCGAAAAAGGCGGGATCGTCCGGGATCCTGCGATCCAGTTCGCGGCGGTGGAGAAAATCGGGGCGGCCGCCGAAGTCCTCGGGTTCCGGGGTGCCGGCAGCGCGCCGAGCCGCCTAGCCGGTGCCGATGGCAACCAGGAGTATTTCCTCAAGCTCGTGGCGGAATGA
- a CDS encoding ArsA family ATPase has product MKPGRLASHVREKNVVICCGSGGVGKTTVAASVGLRAAIEGRKVLVLTIDPARRLANALGIDVLENSIKEVPREKFEAAGIEFKGSLSAMMLDTKREWDDVVRRYAPDSGSRDKILGNRLYNYLSNHLVGAGEFMAMERLYYLHQQGDYDLVVLDTPPTKHALDFLEAPRKLFSFLEDGTFVNAFLKPYTEEGGRPGVGMRMLKFGTTAVFKVLEMIIGGEILRDISEFVGSFEGYYQGFKGRAYGVDALLRQPTTSFLLVTSPSKLTLTETRYFYDRLREAQMPFGGFIINRVHNNFLPPGVEIDPLKLAWVENPADRKALLDRVPEISGLKPYGGKARDLMGDLLDTYANMEILAAGEQKNLELIQKVRDPKEFFIQVPFFDRDIFDAEGLLQFNQVLFDDGHLSA; this is encoded by the coding sequence ATGAAGCCGGGCCGCCTTGCCAGCCACGTCCGGGAGAAGAACGTGGTCATCTGCTGCGGATCGGGCGGCGTGGGCAAGACCACCGTCGCGGCCTCGGTCGGGCTCCGGGCGGCGATCGAGGGCCGCAAGGTGCTGGTTCTTACCATTGATCCGGCCCGCCGTCTGGCGAATGCGCTTGGCATTGACGTGCTGGAAAACTCCATCAAGGAGGTCCCGCGCGAGAAGTTCGAGGCGGCTGGTATCGAGTTCAAGGGCAGCCTGTCGGCCATGATGCTCGATACGAAGCGGGAGTGGGACGACGTGGTCCGCCGCTATGCGCCCGATTCCGGCTCCAGGGACAAGATTCTCGGCAACCGTCTGTACAACTACCTGTCGAACCACCTCGTCGGTGCGGGCGAGTTCATGGCGATGGAACGCCTCTATTACCTGCACCAGCAGGGGGACTACGACCTGGTGGTGCTCGATACGCCGCCCACCAAGCACGCGCTCGATTTCCTGGAAGCGCCCAGGAAGCTGTTCAGCTTCCTGGAGGACGGCACCTTCGTGAACGCATTCCTGAAACCCTATACCGAAGAGGGCGGCCGTCCCGGCGTGGGCATGCGGATGCTGAAGTTCGGCACCACCGCCGTTTTCAAGGTGCTGGAGATGATCATCGGAGGCGAGATACTGCGCGACATCAGCGAGTTCGTCGGATCGTTCGAGGGCTACTATCAGGGGTTCAAGGGGCGCGCCTACGGCGTGGATGCCCTCCTGCGGCAGCCCACGACCTCGTTTCTGCTCGTAACGAGTCCCTCAAAGCTCACGCTCACCGAAACGCGCTACTTCTACGACCGTCTCCGTGAGGCGCAGATGCCCTTCGGCGGTTTCATCATCAACCGTGTCCACAACAACTTCCTGCCGCCGGGAGTGGAGATCGACCCGCTCAAGCTCGCCTGGGTCGAAAACCCCGCTGACCGGAAGGCACTGCTGGACCGCGTGCCGGAGATCAGCGGCCTCAAGCCCTATGGCGGGAAGGCCCGCGACCTGATGGGCGACCTGCTCGACACCTATGCCAACATGGAAATCCTCGCTGCCGGGGAGCAGAAGAACCTGGAACTGATCCAGAAGGTCCGCGACCCGAAGGAGTTCTTCATCCAGGTTCCGTTCTTCGACCGGGACATCTTCGACGCCGAGGGGCTGCTCCAGTTCAACCAGGTCCTGTTCGACGATGGTCATCTGTCGGCCTGA
- a CDS encoding ArsA family ATPase, whose amino-acid sequence MANQSYLDWILAHPFQVMTGKGGVGKSSLSAALGLVLARHGKRTVIIETDVKERMSQLFQVPPIGYREVEVFPNLFAKNVDPDSSMEEYVLRFVRLKTVYDAIFNRGFLRHWVKGMPGFREFVVLGKIWDMGQQMEGRRPKYDVFIIDSPATGHGLALWALPRQTQNAVRVGPLAKHAGLMADYFTQPGRALYHVVTLAEEMPYNETVELLAKMDGEIRLPRGMLAVNAVHPPAVRPELTGLLQEINDSTEGVKGVAELVGGPDLARSVLSSAASQQIRADLNRQYVDAYRKLSRATLELPYIYSRTYDKTTIEFLSHELEKRLKDMEAPS is encoded by the coding sequence ATGGCAAATCAGAGCTACCTCGACTGGATCCTTGCCCACCCGTTTCAGGTCATGACCGGCAAGGGCGGCGTGGGCAAGTCGAGCCTGTCTGCAGCGCTCGGTCTGGTGCTCGCCCGGCACGGGAAGCGCACCGTCATTATCGAAACCGATGTGAAGGAACGCATGAGCCAGCTCTTCCAGGTGCCGCCCATCGGATACCGCGAAGTCGAGGTCTTTCCCAACCTGTTTGCCAAGAACGTCGATCCAGACTCCTCGATGGAAGAATATGTCCTGCGGTTTGTCAGGCTCAAGACGGTCTATGACGCGATCTTCAACCGGGGCTTCCTGCGCCACTGGGTGAAGGGGATGCCGGGTTTCCGCGAATTTGTCGTGCTGGGCAAGATATGGGACATGGGGCAGCAGATGGAAGGCCGCCGCCCGAAGTACGACGTGTTCATCATCGACTCTCCGGCCACCGGGCACGGCCTCGCCCTGTGGGCACTGCCGCGCCAGACGCAGAATGCGGTCCGGGTGGGGCCCCTCGCCAAGCACGCCGGCCTCATGGCCGACTACTTCACTCAGCCGGGCAGGGCGCTCTATCACGTGGTCACGCTGGCCGAGGAAATGCCCTATAACGAGACGGTCGAGCTGCTTGCGAAGATGGACGGCGAGATCCGGCTCCCGCGCGGGATGCTGGCCGTGAATGCGGTGCATCCTCCGGCCGTGCGCCCGGAACTCACCGGCCTTCTGCAGGAGATCAACGATTCGACCGAAGGAGTGAAGGGCGTCGCCGAACTGGTGGGCGGTCCCGATCTGGCCCGGTCGGTCCTGTCGAGCGCGGCCAGCCAGCAGATACGCGCCGACCTGAACCGGCAGTACGTGGATGCCTACCGGAAACTCTCGAGGGCGACGCTGGAACTGCCGTATATCTATTCGCGCACCTACGACAAGACGACGATCGAGTTCCTCTCGCATGAACTGGAGAAGCGGCTGAAGGACATGGAGGCGCCGTCATGA
- a CDS encoding diguanylate cyclase, translated as MSRTCLIVDDSESIRNLVNRILIEERVFDTCLLAADGIEGFKLLLKHKPDLVLCDVVMPDLDGFKFLELKNAKPELAKTPVIMLTSQEQVGIKVKALEAGASDYLTKPFEAKELVARARVHLKIKTLQDELERQNAELEKLSNTDYLTRINNRRHFVELTELEFARAERYNSSLSYLMIDIDHFKQVNDTWGHHAGDAVLVEVAKVLNGGLRAIDIVGRYGGEEFGLLLPGTDEEGAAIVAERNRARVEKLRIAVPDSGKEISVTISVGGATYPRPDIKTYEDLTRVADMALYESKSAGRNRVTWSHHRGLELVHKKDD; from the coding sequence ATGTCGCGCACCTGCCTCATCGTCGACGATTCGGAATCGATCCGGAACCTGGTGAACAGGATACTGATCGAGGAGCGGGTCTTTGACACCTGCCTGCTGGCCGCCGACGGCATCGAGGGGTTCAAGCTGCTGCTCAAGCACAAGCCGGACCTCGTGCTCTGCGACGTGGTGATGCCCGATCTGGACGGCTTCAAGTTCCTGGAACTGAAGAACGCGAAACCCGAACTGGCGAAGACGCCCGTCATCATGCTCACGAGCCAGGAGCAGGTCGGCATCAAGGTAAAAGCCCTCGAAGCCGGCGCGTCGGACTACCTCACCAAGCCGTTCGAGGCGAAGGAACTGGTTGCCCGCGCGCGGGTTCACCTCAAGATCAAGACGCTCCAGGACGAACTGGAGCGGCAGAACGCCGAGCTCGAGAAGCTGTCGAACACCGACTATCTGACCCGCATCAACAACCGGCGGCACTTCGTGGAACTGACCGAACTCGAATTCGCCAGGGCTGAACGGTACAACTCGTCCCTGTCGTACCTGATGATCGACATCGACCACTTCAAGCAGGTGAACGACACCTGGGGCCACCATGCCGGCGATGCCGTGCTGGTTGAGGTGGCAAAAGTGCTGAACGGCGGCCTGCGGGCCATCGACATCGTGGGGCGGTACGGCGGCGAGGAGTTCGGCCTCCTGCTCCCCGGAACCGACGAGGAAGGTGCGGCAATCGTGGCCGAACGGAACCGGGCCCGCGTGGAAAAACTCCGCATCGCGGTGCCTGACTCCGGCAAGGAGATCAGTGTGACGATATCCGTCGGCGGGGCGACCTACCCCCGGCCGGACATCAAGACCTACGAGGACCTGACGCGCGTGGCCGACATGGCCCTGTACGAATCGAAGAGCGCGGGCCGGAACCGCGTCACCTGGTCACATCACCGCGGGCTGGAACTGGTCCACAAGAAGGACGATTAG
- a CDS encoding response regulator codes for MRISLHTPPPLMELLSEADLKLVFQPLSRRLEAVMILAAPGSVSNPVVYDSGKRVTARRQLETIQSAIEAIGFTGDRRIYRFSADRQSYTFRPVRCAGEIMGLFGYRPLKKSRNGASADDMLVLGLIEGMLDSRFRVFLTSQMHIETTEENYRQLEKNYAQLVEAQRRLEHLDQLKSDFVANVNHELRTPLTAVLGFTELLLAEKEKFDPDHLECINQIHDKSSHLIRLINRVLAFSEIESRRQNLLKTVFDMPALVAETVQNLAPYSAEKNVRVTVEAPEATLPVDADRDKVGLVIDDLIQNAIKFSPSGRTVRVRVYSEGEPDTSGNQFLALAGQGVASTYVEVRDEGPGMSFDQVPEIFVDFHQIDSGSTREHGGLGLGLPLAKRLVELNSGSITVQTEAGKGSVFLVRIPASTRSIRTERTIGQVLAIEDDEATARVMQQFVESGGGVFRHAANGRSGIAEAQASPPDIVLLDLKLPDIGGIEVARELGKDERTRTVPVVAVTAVSDTAEHARALEAGCRAVLVKPFTRERLLDVIRQFRHQSVPAPVRIGRERTTAGS; via the coding sequence ATGAGGATATCCCTGCATACGCCTCCGCCGCTGATGGAACTGCTCTCGGAAGCGGACCTGAAACTGGTGTTCCAGCCGCTGTCCCGCCGGCTGGAGGCCGTGATGATCCTCGCGGCACCCGGATCGGTCAGCAATCCGGTGGTGTACGACTCCGGCAAGCGCGTTACGGCCCGCCGCCAGCTGGAAACGATCCAGAGCGCCATCGAGGCGATCGGTTTCACGGGCGACCGCCGGATATACAGGTTTTCTGCCGATCGCCAGTCTTATACCTTCCGGCCGGTCCGGTGTGCCGGAGAGATCATGGGGCTGTTCGGCTACCGCCCGCTCAAAAAGTCGCGCAACGGCGCGTCGGCCGATGACATGCTCGTGCTGGGCCTGATCGAGGGCATGCTCGACAGCCGGTTCCGGGTGTTCCTCACCAGCCAGATGCACATCGAGACGACCGAGGAGAACTATCGCCAGCTGGAGAAGAACTACGCGCAGCTCGTCGAGGCCCAGCGGCGGCTGGAACACCTGGACCAGCTGAAAAGCGATTTCGTGGCCAACGTAAACCATGAACTGAGGACGCCGCTGACGGCCGTTCTGGGCTTTACCGAACTCCTGCTGGCCGAGAAGGAGAAGTTCGACCCGGACCACCTGGAGTGCATCAACCAGATTCACGACAAGTCGAGCCACCTGATCCGGCTCATCAACCGGGTGCTGGCCTTTTCGGAGATCGAGTCGCGCCGCCAGAACCTGCTCAAGACCGTGTTCGACATGCCTGCACTGGTAGCCGAGACGGTGCAGAACCTGGCCCCCTACAGCGCCGAGAAAAACGTCCGGGTGACCGTGGAGGCTCCGGAGGCGACGCTCCCGGTCGATGCCGACAGGGACAAGGTGGGACTGGTGATCGACGACCTGATCCAGAATGCCATCAAGTTCTCGCCGTCCGGCCGGACGGTGCGGGTCCGCGTCTATTCCGAAGGCGAACCCGACACCTCGGGCAACCAGTTTCTCGCGCTGGCGGGACAGGGCGTGGCGTCCACCTACGTCGAGGTGCGCGACGAGGGACCGGGCATGTCATTCGACCAGGTACCGGAGATTTTCGTCGATTTCCACCAGATCGATTCCGGTTCGACCCGTGAGCACGGGGGGCTGGGCCTCGGCCTGCCGCTGGCCAAGCGTCTGGTGGAGCTGAACAGCGGATCGATCACGGTCCAGACGGAGGCGGGCAAGGGGAGCGTATTCCTGGTTCGCATACCGGCCAGCACGCGGTCGATCCGTACCGAGCGGACCATCGGACAGGTGCTGGCGATCGAGGATGACGAAGCAACCGCCCGGGTCATGCAGCAGTTTGTCGAGTCGGGAGGCGGGGTATTCCGCCATGCAGCCAATGGCCGGAGCGGGATCGCGGAGGCCCAGGCCTCTCCGCCGGATATCGTGCTCCTCGATCTCAAGCTGCCCGACATCGGCGGCATCGAGGTCGCCCGTGAACTGGGAAAAGACGAGCGGACCCGGACCGTGCCGGTGGTGGCCGTGACCGCCGTGAGCGATACGGCAGAGCACGCCCGTGCGCTGGAGGCCGGTTGCCGCGCCGTTCTGGTGAAGCCGTTTACCCGCGAGCGCCTGCTCGACGTGATCCGCCAGTTCCGCCACCAGTCCGTGCCCGCTCCGGTCAGGATCGGGCGGGAGCGGACGACAGCGGGTTCCTAA
- a CDS encoding acyltransferase family protein: MARPIEHPVQAAARIERELAPLIKGVKDPLVRAEMERKIREARERLDSAAEEQPGEVVEKGFMDFFRDMAAGRRSRERLRHLRKSLRARGADVDDFGYDAVYWQEIQPRIRYLYDTYWRVETSGIENIPAEGRALIVANHSGLLPWDAVILREAVQIEHPNQRDLRPLIEDFAYALPYLSGFLRRAGIARADRRNAERMLREEKLVAVFPEGARGAAKMFRDRYRIQRFGRAGTVRLAIATQSPIIPAAIVGGEETHPVLAKSDLLAKWLGLPVFPITPTFPWLGPGGLVPLPSKWYVRFGEPIRPDRKAGADPGDEIRINQLNEALRQRIQKMVHDVLRERRSVWRG; the protein is encoded by the coding sequence TTGGCCCGTCCAATTGAACATCCCGTCCAGGCGGCTGCCCGCATCGAGCGCGAGCTCGCACCGCTCATCAAGGGCGTGAAGGACCCGCTGGTCCGCGCCGAGATGGAGCGCAAGATCCGGGAGGCACGCGAGCGGCTCGATTCCGCCGCCGAGGAGCAGCCGGGCGAGGTCGTCGAAAAGGGTTTTATGGATTTCTTCCGCGACATGGCGGCGGGCCGCCGGTCGCGGGAGCGGCTCCGGCATCTGAGGAAATCGCTCCGGGCCCGCGGTGCCGACGTGGACGATTTCGGCTACGACGCCGTTTACTGGCAGGAGATCCAGCCCCGGATCCGGTACCTGTACGACACCTACTGGAGGGTGGAGACATCCGGTATCGAGAATATCCCGGCCGAGGGGCGTGCGCTTATCGTCGCCAACCACAGCGGCCTGCTTCCCTGGGATGCGGTGATTCTCCGCGAGGCGGTGCAGATCGAGCACCCCAATCAGCGCGACCTGCGCCCGCTGATCGAGGATTTTGCCTACGCCCTGCCTTATCTCTCCGGCTTCCTGCGCCGGGCCGGGATCGCCCGCGCCGACCGGCGGAACGCCGAGCGGATGCTCCGCGAGGAGAAGCTGGTGGCGGTTTTCCCCGAAGGTGCACGGGGAGCGGCCAAAATGTTCAGGGACCGGTACCGGATCCAGCGGTTCGGCCGTGCCGGAACGGTACGCCTCGCCATCGCCACGCAGAGTCCGATCATTCCTGCGGCCATCGTCGGTGGCGAGGAAACCCACCCGGTGCTGGCCAAGTCCGATCTGTTGGCCAAGTGGCTTGGCCTTCCGGTGTTTCCGATCACGCCGACTTTCCCCTGGCTTGGACCGGGCGGACTTGTTCCGCTTCCCTCCAAGTGGTACGTCCGTTTCGGAGAACCCATCAGGCCTGACCGGAAAGCGGGCGCCGACCCCGGCGACGAAATCCGGATCAACCAGCTGAACGAGGCGCTCAGGCAGCGCATCCAGAAGATGGTGCATGACGTCCTGCGCGAGCGCAGGTCCGTCTGGCGCGGGTAA
- a CDS encoding NAD-dependent epimerase/dehydratase family protein, translated as MADAPETTSAKPPRKAPRPKRASKGSGGAPLPKAGKRPAVVAITGADGFLGSNALNWLRSSEQCEKVVVIDIRKPALAIRKTVFYKTDLTEPNCDARIADIFEKEGVTRVIHCAFTNWPKVNNTDLHELEVIGTLNILNACARCRVEQIVVPSTAKVYDAASSHPNFLTEDMPLREIVDFPYLQNRVEVAELLARHARRHQDTRVTVLRFATILGPRIRTYETRLLSRSAVPTIMGYDPLIQFLHEDDAIEAFRLAMEKTEVSGIFNIAGRGVLPLSTILKIGGKFDMALPAFAARGIVTSLWLGGVTSIPPAYLRFLQFLNVADTAKAREQLGFVPRFSTKEAWLAFTGEERLRRYVSEAAA; from the coding sequence GTGGCAGACGCACCGGAAACGACATCCGCCAAACCGCCGCGGAAGGCGCCGCGGCCCAAACGCGCATCGAAGGGTTCTGGCGGAGCGCCGCTCCCGAAGGCGGGGAAGCGCCCGGCCGTGGTGGCGATCACCGGCGCAGACGGGTTTCTCGGGTCCAACGCGCTCAACTGGCTGCGCTCGTCCGAACAGTGCGAAAAGGTGGTGGTGATCGACATTCGCAAGCCGGCCCTCGCCATTAGAAAGACCGTTTTCTACAAGACCGATCTCACCGAGCCGAACTGCGACGCCCGCATCGCCGACATCTTCGAGAAGGAAGGCGTCACCCGGGTCATCCACTGCGCCTTCACCAACTGGCCCAAGGTCAACAACACCGACCTGCACGAACTCGAGGTCATCGGCACCCTGAACATCCTGAACGCCTGTGCACGCTGCCGGGTGGAGCAGATCGTCGTTCCCTCGACGGCCAAGGTGTACGATGCCGCTTCGAGCCATCCGAACTTCCTTACCGAAGATATGCCGCTCAGGGAGATCGTCGATTTCCCGTATCTCCAGAACCGGGTCGAGGTGGCGGAACTGCTGGCCCGCCATGCGCGGCGCCACCAGGATACCCGGGTGACGGTGCTCCGGTTCGCCACGATCCTGGGGCCCCGCATCCGGACGTATGAAACCCGCCTCCTGTCGCGCTCCGCAGTCCCGACAATCATGGGCTACGATCCGCTGATCCAGTTCCTCCATGAGGACGACGCCATCGAGGCGTTCCGGCTGGCGATGGAGAAGACAGAAGTGTCGGGTATCTTCAACATCGCGGGGCGGGGCGTGCTGCCGCTTTCCACCATTCTCAAGATCGGCGGAAAGTTCGACATGGCGCTGCCCGCCTTCGCCGCACGGGGGATCGTGACAAGCCTGTGGCTGGGCGGTGTGACCAGCATCCCGCCTGCCTATCTCCGGTTCCTCCAGTTCCTGAACGTGGCCGACACGGCCAAGGCACGCGAGCAACTCGGCTTCGTGCCCCGTTTCTCCACCAAGGAAGCCTGGCTCGCGTTCACCGGCGAGGAACGGCTGCGCCGCTACGTCAGCGAGGCGGCGGCCTGA
- the lipB gene encoding lipoyl(octanoyl) transferase LipB — MNPPLHWIDMGTIPYGRCIRIQDELAGRRSELDSDYLLLAQHPPTYSFSPRLKESPACWSAEYCRRHGIEPVLTSRGGDPWYHSPGQISGYAVFDITRQNLSPRAFVALMQRALMLVLKDAGVAVFTRPAAAGLWVDGRQIAGTGVHLSRGVSRHGFFLNVAPDLSPVEFATADAVPGPAAPVTSLEKLGVTMMAEAIIPKIAAAFGVVFHQQVRRADNLPPGLTP; from the coding sequence ATGAACCCGCCGCTTCACTGGATTGACATGGGGACCATCCCCTATGGCCGGTGCATCCGGATCCAGGACGAACTGGCCGGCCGCCGCAGTGAACTGGACAGCGACTACCTCCTGCTGGCGCAGCATCCCCCGACCTACTCGTTCAGCCCGCGTCTGAAGGAGAGTCCCGCCTGCTGGAGCGCGGAATACTGCCGGCGGCACGGCATCGAGCCGGTGCTGACCAGCCGTGGCGGTGACCCGTGGTACCATTCGCCGGGGCAGATCTCGGGTTATGCGGTTTTCGACATCACCCGGCAGAATCTATCCCCCCGCGCCTTCGTCGCCCTCATGCAGCGGGCACTGATGCTGGTCCTGAAGGATGCAGGGGTGGCGGTCTTTACCCGCCCGGCGGCGGCGGGCCTGTGGGTGGACGGCCGCCAGATCGCCGGTACCGGTGTGCATCTTTCCCGCGGCGTGAGCCGTCACGGTTTCTTCCTGAACGTCGCGCCCGATCTCTCGCCCGTGGAGTTTGCCACGGCGGATGCCGTCCCCGGTCCCGCCGCGCCCGTCACCAGCCTTGAGAAACTCGGCGTGACCATGATGGCGGAAGCCATTATCCCGAAAATCGCCGCCGCCTTCGGCGTGGTCTTCCACCAGCAGGTCCGCCGGGCTGACAACCTGCCGCCCGGCCTCACGCCGTGA
- a CDS encoding uracil-DNA glycosylase family protein, which yields MPRRAAAPDSLASLLAEVRACRLCEDMLPLGPNPVLRASETARLLIVGQAPGTKVHATGIPWNDPSGERLRDWMGIGRERFYDERRIAIIPMGYCYPGKGERGDLPPRPECAEVWLPKLLAKLPKVELTLLIGQYAQAHYLGSSRKKTLAETVRRWRDYGPRYLPLPHPSPRNLMWFRRHPWFEREVVPALKRRVAELTA from the coding sequence ATGCCGCGCCGGGCCGCCGCGCCTGATTCGCTCGCTTCGCTGCTGGCCGAGGTCCGGGCCTGCCGCCTGTGCGAGGATATGCTCCCGCTGGGTCCGAACCCGGTCTTGAGGGCGTCGGAGACGGCGCGTCTCCTCATCGTGGGACAGGCGCCGGGCACGAAGGTCCATGCCACCGGCATCCCCTGGAACGATCCGAGCGGCGAGCGGCTTCGCGACTGGATGGGAATCGGCCGTGAGCGGTTCTATGACGAGCGGCGCATCGCCATCATCCCGATGGGCTACTGCTACCCCGGCAAGGGGGAGCGTGGCGACCTGCCGCCCCGGCCGGAGTGCGCCGAGGTGTGGCTGCCGAAACTGCTCGCAAAACTGCCGAAGGTCGAGCTGACGCTGCTCATCGGACAGTACGCCCAGGCCCACTATCTCGGGAGCAGCCGGAAGAAGACCCTTGCCGAGACGGTCCGCCGCTGGCGGGATTACGGACCCCGTTACCTGCCGCTTCCGCACCCCTCGCCCCGCAACCTCATGTGGTTCCGGCGGCACCCGTGGTTTGAAAGGGAAGTCGTGCCCGCGCTGAAACGCCGGGTGGCCGAACTCACGGCGTGA
- a CDS encoding 3-hydroxyacyl-CoA dehydrogenase family protein: MDFSTIGIVGGGVMGTGIAQVAALAGFSVFVKEVEEKFLEKSQLDLSTGRYGLERAVDRGRVTPEDARAALKRVSFTLDLPDLKGADLVIEAVPENKPLKEKVLAELDRTLKPEAVIATNTSGFSVTELARSVKRPGQFLGLHFFSPVPVMRVVEIIHHPETSPAAIESCEAFVRKIGKESIRVKDAPGKYGFAANRIYFAMIQEAQKVVAEGLATPADIDKVMTLGFNWPVGPFGMVQGARGGWKK, from the coding sequence ATGGACTTTTCAACCATCGGAATCGTTGGTGGCGGCGTCATGGGTACCGGTATCGCCCAGGTGGCGGCCCTTGCGGGGTTCAGCGTTTTCGTGAAGGAGGTCGAGGAGAAGTTCCTCGAAAAATCGCAACTCGACCTGTCCACAGGCCGCTACGGGCTCGAACGGGCGGTGGACCGCGGGCGGGTGACGCCAGAGGACGCCAGGGCGGCCCTCAAGCGGGTGTCGTTCACGCTCGATCTTCCGGACCTTAAGGGGGCCGATCTCGTCATCGAGGCGGTGCCCGAGAACAAGCCACTCAAGGAAAAGGTACTGGCCGAACTGGACCGCACGCTGAAGCCGGAGGCGGTCATCGCCACCAACACGAGCGGTTTTTCCGTCACAGAACTGGCCCGGTCGGTGAAACGGCCCGGCCAGTTCCTGGGGCTTCATTTCTTCTCGCCTGTTCCGGTGATGCGAGTCGTGGAGATCATCCATCACCCGGAAACCTCGCCCGCAGCGATCGAAAGCTGCGAGGCGTTCGTCAGGAAGATTGGCAAGGAGTCGATCCGCGTGAAGGACGCCCCCGGCAAGTACGGCTTCGCCGCCAACCGCATCTACTTCGCCATGATCCAGGAGGCGCAGAAGGTCGTGGCGGAGGGGCTCGCCACTCCCGCCGACATCGACAAGGTGATGACGCTCGGATTCAACTGGCCGGTCGGACCGTTCGGCATGGTCCAGGGCGCCCGCGGCGGCTGGAAGAAGTAA